The Triticum aestivum cultivar Chinese Spring chromosome 3A, IWGSC CS RefSeq v2.1, whole genome shotgun sequence genome includes a region encoding these proteins:
- the LOC123059289 gene encoding uncharacterized protein gives MAQGVSQRRSALLAVESGNYPRPGANTHEKKCFECGQPGHFKAACPQLIGGGRGRGLDWHGRGRGRGLDGRGGGRGRGMQSIGRAHTSAVVEEPSRTVSIEMTADELEKWRQLKNLSLGDLRPSETHASSSSANFAGTWDWMKAWDGEHA, from the coding sequence ATGGCCCAAGGTGTCTCACAAAGGCGTTCAGCTCTCCTTGCTGTCGAGAGTGGTAATTATCCAAGACCAGGAGCAAATACTCATGAGAAGAAGTGCTTTGAATGTGGCCAGCCAGGACACTTCAAGGCAGCCTGCCCACAACTAATAGGAGGAGGTCGTGGTAGAGGCCTGGACTGGCATGGCAGAGGACGTGGTCGCGGGCTTGATGGACGTGGTGGTGGTCGTGGAAGAGGTATGCAGTCAATAGGAAGGGCACACACTTCTGCTGTTGTTGAAGAACCATCTAGGACTGTGAGCATCGAGATGACTGCCGATGAGTTAGAGAAATGGCGTCAACTAAAGAATTTGAGCCTTGGTGATCTGCGGCCCTCGGAGACACATGCATCATCTTCGTCAGCCAACTTCGCTG